Proteins encoded together in one Streptomyces sp. B1I3 window:
- a CDS encoding vitamin K epoxide reductase family protein, producing the protein MTMAAVDHSSSERDPEQGADSGRRTVGGSRAFALLLVITGAAGLLAAWVITIDKFKLLEDPSFTPGCSLNPVVACGNIMKSEQASAFGFPNPMLGIATYSVVIGIGMALLAGARFRSWYWLGLNAGTLFGVGFCTWLQYQSLYNINSLCLWCCLAWVATILMFCYVTTHNVKHRILPAPAWLRNGLTEFHWVPPVLWIGIIGMLILTRWWDFWTS; encoded by the coding sequence ATGACGATGGCAGCGGTAGACCATTCCTCCTCCGAGCGGGACCCGGAGCAGGGCGCGGACAGCGGCAGGAGGACCGTCGGCGGCAGCCGCGCGTTCGCGCTGCTGCTGGTGATCACGGGAGCGGCCGGGCTGCTCGCCGCCTGGGTGATCACCATCGACAAGTTCAAGTTGCTCGAGGACCCCAGCTTCACCCCGGGCTGCAGCCTGAACCCGGTCGTCGCCTGCGGCAACATCATGAAGAGCGAGCAGGCGTCCGCCTTCGGCTTCCCCAACCCGATGCTCGGCATCGCCACCTACTCGGTGGTCATCGGCATCGGTATGGCGCTCCTGGCGGGAGCACGCTTCCGCAGCTGGTACTGGCTCGGCCTCAACGCGGGCACACTGTTCGGCGTGGGCTTCTGCACCTGGCTGCAGTACCAGTCGCTGTACAACATCAACTCGCTCTGCCTCTGGTGCTGCCTGGCCTGGGTCGCCACGATCCTCATGTTCTGCTACGTCACCACGCACAACGTCAAGCACCGCATCCTGCCCGCCCCCGCCTGGCTCAGGAACGGCCTCACCGAATTCCACTGGGTGCCGCCGGTGCTCTGGATCGGCATCATCGGCATGCTGATCCTGACGCGCTGGTGGGACTTCTGGACCAGCTGA
- a CDS encoding replication-associated recombination protein A, translating into MEPDLFTAAAEDRQEKDPSGSPLAVRMRPRTLDEVVGQQHLLKPGSPLRRLVGEAGGGPAGPSSVILWGPPGTGKTTLAYVVSKATDKRFVELSAITAGVKEVRAVIEGARRATGGFGKETVLFLDEIHRFSKAQQDSLLPAVENRWVTLIAATTENPYFSIISPLLSRSLLLTLEPLTDEDLRALLRRALTDGRGLGGAVTLPEAAEAHLLRIAGGDARRALTALEAAAGAALAKHEPEVTLATLEETVDRAAVKYDRDGDQHYDVASALIKSIRGSDVDAALHYLARMIEAGEDPRFIARRLMISASEDIGLADPTALPTAVAAAQAVAMIGFPEAALTLSHATIALALAPKSNAATLAISAAQDDVRRGLAGPVPAHLRDGHYKGAAKLGHAQGYIYPHDVPGGIAAQEYAPDAVRGRRYYEPTRYGAEARYADVADRVRERLGRGEAGGTAPS; encoded by the coding sequence GTGGAGCCCGACCTCTTTACCGCAGCCGCCGAAGACCGCCAGGAGAAGGATCCGTCCGGCAGCCCCCTGGCTGTCCGGATGCGTCCTCGCACGCTGGACGAGGTGGTCGGCCAGCAGCACCTGCTCAAGCCGGGCTCGCCGCTGCGCCGACTCGTCGGGGAGGCCGGAGGAGGGCCCGCGGGCCCCTCCTCCGTGATCCTCTGGGGGCCGCCCGGTACGGGCAAGACGACCCTGGCGTACGTGGTCAGCAAGGCCACCGACAAGCGCTTCGTCGAGCTCTCCGCCATCACCGCGGGCGTGAAGGAGGTGCGGGCCGTCATCGAGGGCGCCCGCCGCGCCACCGGGGGGTTCGGCAAGGAGACGGTCCTCTTCCTCGACGAGATCCACCGCTTCTCCAAGGCCCAGCAGGACTCGCTGCTGCCCGCCGTGGAGAACCGCTGGGTGACCCTCATCGCGGCCACCACGGAGAATCCGTACTTCTCGATCATCTCACCGCTGCTCTCGCGCTCCCTGCTCCTCACCCTGGAACCGCTCACCGACGAGGATCTGCGCGCCCTGCTGCGCCGGGCCCTGACCGACGGGCGCGGCCTGGGCGGCGCGGTCACACTGCCCGAGGCCGCCGAGGCCCACCTGCTGCGGATCGCGGGCGGCGACGCCCGCCGTGCGCTGACCGCACTGGAGGCGGCGGCCGGCGCGGCCCTCGCCAAGCACGAGCCGGAGGTCACGCTGGCGACGCTCGAGGAGACCGTCGACCGCGCCGCGGTGAAGTACGACCGGGACGGCGACCAGCATTACGACGTGGCGAGCGCCCTGATCAAATCGATCCGGGGGTCGGACGTGGACGCCGCCCTGCACTATCTGGCCCGGATGATCGAGGCGGGGGAGGACCCGCGTTTCATCGCCCGGCGGCTGATGATCTCCGCCAGTGAGGACATCGGCCTCGCCGACCCGACCGCGCTGCCCACGGCGGTGGCCGCGGCCCAGGCGGTGGCGATGATCGGCTTTCCCGAGGCGGCGCTCACCCTCAGCCACGCCACCATCGCGCTGGCCCTGGCCCCGAAGTCCAACGCCGCCACCCTGGCGATCTCGGCCGCGCAGGACGATGTGCGCAGAGGGCTCGCGGGCCCGGTCCCGGCGCATCTGCGCGACGGCCACTACAAGGGTGCGGCGAAGCTGGGCCATGCCCAGGGCTACATCTACCCGCACGACGTGCCCGGCGGCATCGCCGCCCAGGAGTACGCCCCGGACGCCGTCCGCGGCAGGCGCTACTACGAACCCACGCGCTACGGCGCGGAGGCGCGGTACGCCGATGTGGCCGACCGGGTCCGCGAGCGGCTCGGCCGCGGCGAAGCGGGCGGTACGGCACCGTCCTGA
- the rpsD gene encoding 30S ribosomal protein S4: MPNQSRPKVKKSRALGIALTPKAVKYFEARPYPPGEHGRGRKQNSDYKVRLLEKQRLRAQYDISERQMARAYDRAKKAGGKTGEALVVELERRLDALVLRSGIARTIYQARQMVVHGHIEVNGGKVDKPSFRVRPDDVVMVRERSRSKVPFQVAREGGYDTDGETPRYLQVNLKALAFRLDRDPNRKEIPVICDEQLVVEYYAR, translated from the coding sequence GTGCCTAACCAGTCGCGTCCCAAGGTCAAGAAGTCGCGTGCCCTCGGCATCGCCCTGACGCCGAAGGCTGTCAAGTACTTCGAAGCCCGCCCCTACCCGCCGGGCGAGCACGGCCGTGGCCGCAAGCAGAACTCGGACTACAAGGTCCGTCTGCTCGAGAAGCAGCGTCTGCGTGCGCAGTACGACATCAGCGAGCGCCAGATGGCGCGTGCCTACGACCGAGCCAAGAAGGCCGGCGGCAAGACGGGCGAGGCGCTGGTCGTCGAGCTCGAGCGTCGTCTCGACGCCCTGGTCCTGCGTTCGGGCATCGCCCGCACCATCTACCAGGCCCGCCAGATGGTCGTCCACGGCCACATCGAGGTCAACGGTGGCAAGGTCGACAAGCCGTCGTTCCGCGTCCGTCCCGACGACGTCGTGATGGTCCGCGAGCGCAGCCGCTCCAAGGTCCCCTTCCAGGTGGCCCGCGAGGGTGGTTACGACACCGACGGTGAGACCCCGCGCTACCTCCAGGTGAACCTGAAGGCCCTGGCCTTCCGCCTGGACCGGGACCCCAACCGCAAGGAAATCCCGGTCATCTGCGACGAGCAGCTCGTCGTCGAGTACTACGCCCGCTGA